The Scleropages formosus chromosome 20, fSclFor1.1, whole genome shotgun sequence genomic interval attaaaaatcagAGATGCTCCCCCTACAAAAGGCATCATTTGTGAATGCAGGATAACACTCACGTGGAATCGGGACTAAATTTGCAGCGGAGCGAGTAGCGTTTGTGAGCCGGGATCTTGGTTTTGGGGATGAGCTGCGTTACTTCATCACCCATTCCTCCTGCCAGGTTCCACACATAACAGTTTCCCTGAGAAAAGAGCAAGACATTAGTATTGGATCACACCAAAACACATCCTGAGCAGCACCCAGGATGGAATTTGCAAATATACTGATTATTATTTGCGGTGTAGTCCaactgaaaatttattttaaaaaacacacaaaaaaaagattatacATATTTAGTAAAAGAACACAAGTGTTTGAAAGAGAAGGCCAGGTGATGGTACTGGATACCACTAACCGAGCTGTTGACTGCAGCCATATAGCTAGCGTCTGGGTCAATGTGGACTGAGTTCACAGACACCTCTGGTTCGGGAATGAGCTGCTCATTGTGGTCTGTCTTCAGGTCCCAGACGTGAATCACTCCGCTCTGGTCACCAACTATTAATTCTGCCTACACATTGACACATGAAAAAAAGATTGACACCAAGATAACTATCAGAATAATAGAAAAGCTCTTTTCAAAATCTATCATTACATATTATTTACAAATAGGCTTTCCCAGTTTAACATGAGATATGCTATTTGAAGGTATTAGCTATCTGAAGGTACAGAACAGACTCTGAAATACTGCTTCAGTGTTATTAATGCAGCAGTGGcacggcggtgcagtgggtttggcagggtcccgctctctggtgggtctggggttcgagtcctgcttggggtgccttgccacggactggcgtcccgtccagggtgtgtcccctccccctccagccttgcgccctgtgttgctggcttcggctccggttcactgtgaccccgctcgggacaagcggcttcagatagcgcgtgtgtgtgtgtgttattaatgcATTGTACTGGTTTCAGTGTTTCTAAAGCTtataaaattagtttttgaTGCCAATATGTTTGTTACATATTATATCTgataatgcattttttcttataaagaaaaaaatcccagtgaATCCTAAAGTAAAGCATCAGTCTATCCACATACCTGATTAGGATGCAAGCAAACACAGTTTATCGGTGCATTGACCTGGAAGATTCTTTGGCACTGCAAATTCCTCGACCTAaagaaggaggggaaaaaaaaaaacatttataaaccaTATTACTGTTTGTTCGcttcagttattatttttacccAAAAGatgtttacactgctggatatgCAATGAAGCAAttccagtaaacacacacacacacacacacacacacacacacacacacacacacacacacacacacacacacacacacattttcagaaccgcttgtcccatacggggtcacggggaaccggagcctacccggtaacacagggcgtaaggccggaggggaaggggacacacccaggacgggacgccagtccgtcgcaaggcaccccaagcgggactcgaaccccagacccaccggagagcaggactgcggtccaacccactgcgccaccgaaTTCCAGTAAACAGTCTATTTCAAAAGTATATCAGTAGTTTACATGCCTGAGCCCTTTAAACACTATGTTCCTGGTCATCCTGACATAggaagacaagacaagacataAGGAAGAACAAAGCACGTGCTAATATACGTTTAGGAATACCTCAGGTCCCAAATGCGTGCCATGCAATCCTCCCCACCAGTGTACATCCATCGGCCATCCTCGTGGAAGCCTACAGAGGTTATGTTCTTGCTGACGCCATCATAATTGATAACTGGGTTGGGGTTGTTGGAATTCAGGTCGTACATACGAATGTGCTGGTAACCTGAAGAACAGAAGAAAGGCTCATCACAATCCAGGGTGGCACCTTTTAAGAAAATGGATCAAAAGCTGTTCTACAAAGCAAAATTGAGTTTAAAATCACACTGAAACCCAGGCtattaatgtaaatgcattgattttttttgaaagagtAACACTCTCTATGACAAATCCCCCAGCGACTGTATAGAAATTAACTGAAAGGAGCCTCGGATCTCACCTGCAGCTGCAATCATACTTCGGTCTGGAGTCACTTCCAAAGAGTTCACCTGCTAAACATTTTGGTCAAGGAAACAACGCTCATGAAAACAAAATCTACCCTTGAAGCAACAGTACAATTTACCTCATCTCTAATGAAACCACGTCCACTGTCATCACTGGAAGGGTGCTATTAGTGCTGTCTTAAAGCAAAGATATGAAGtggctggaaaaaaacacacaatgtaTTCCTAAGTGTTAATGGTGAAGCTGACCACATGAAAATCAAAACATGAACATTATTAGGGCAATAAGTACACTGCAGTGTCTCTAAACATGGGGTCCCAGCACATGAGGCTAATTTATCTGTGCTGTTGAAGGGACTTACTGAAAGACACGGTCATAAATAACAAGGTTGTTACCAGCATTACAACATATGAGTGGAGATCATCTCGTATACATTTCCACAAGGCTCAATAACTGGTTTGTTCAAATGCTGATCTTCTCATACACTCCTCAATAACCTTTCATCCCACAGGGTGaaagcagcacattttacattaagctgaagtgtttcattaacaacaacattaagctgcttacagtgatttccccatttatacaactgggtaatttttactggcaccatttagggtaagtaccttgctcaacagtaatACAGCAAGAGGCAGgaatcaaagctgcaacctttgggtccaaaggcagtagctctaaccactaccctagcagctgtcccagtgtaagctgcttacagtgatttatccatttgtgcGGCTGTTTTTaatgagcaattcagggtaggtaccttgctcaacactACCACAGCAAaatagggattcaaacctgttatGTCTGAGTTCAGAGGtggcagctcttaccactatgccacctgttgcctcTTAAAATGAGataccttttctttttatttatttatttatttatttattaacaaatggctactttttactggaataattgaGAGTAAGCCCCTCACTCGTGGACACTGCAACCGGAGGGGGACCTGGGATCTTCTACGACTACGGTAAGGCAGCACCTCGAACCACTCATGTGTTCGTTCACACGTCACGTGTGGCAACACCTGGaaacgcgcgcacgcgcgcgcgccctcGCGGACAGCGGATACCGAGTCCTGGTGCTGCACGGTGCGCGTGCAGATGCCGCTGTGCGCCTGCCAGAAGCGCACCGTGTGGTCGTAGCCCGCCGTGGCCAGTATCACAGGGTCGCTGCCCACGGTGCCCTGCGTGACGTTCATCCTCTCCTCCTCAGCTCGGTCCTCACGCGCCTATACTGTATAACTGTACACAGGGAAACGGGTTCGAAACCGTGAGtgcagaggagagagagcgcgcgGTTCCAGTCTGAGTTGTGAGTCGGCGTGTGTCACCGCGGGGGACATCATCGCTGCCCCCAGCAGGCATTTCGGAAACAGGTCAATGACACCGCAACTGATATCAAACACCGTCGGCGTCGCGGGAAGTCGAAGAGAGGCGCCTGGCAAGTCAGTGTGGTCTCTCTTACCTTCAGTCCTACAGTGAAAACATCCGCCGAAGTCAACCACGGCACGTCCCCCGAATATGACAAACATCGGTTAGCTCGAAATTCACATATACTGTCTTTAAATGACACTTCAGTTCATGCAACAGCGTTTACCACGTCTTACCTCAGTGTTTCTGTGGGTGTTCACTAATAATAATTCCGCACTGCAAACCGCTGGTGTAAATAAGTAGTTCCACCAAGTAATATTTCCCCGAGTGtctaaattttatatattttatacttatttatactAGTATTTTTAATAAACGTGAAACGTTATGctcttaaatgtatttgttcaaGTATACGTTTGTTTGGTTCATTAATCTCTtggtattt includes:
- the mlst8 gene encoding target of rapamycin complex subunit lst8; its protein translation is MNVTQGTVGSDPVILATAGYDHTVRFWQAHSGICTRTVQHQDSQVNSLEVTPDRSMIAAAGYQHIRMYDLNSNNPNPVINYDGVSKNITSVGFHEDGRWMYTGGEDCMARIWDLRSRNLQCQRIFQVNAPINCVCLHPNQAELIVGDQSGVIHVWDLKTDHNEQLIPEPEVSVNSVHIDPDASYMAAVNSSGNCYVWNLAGGMGDEVTQLIPKTKIPAHKRYSLRCKFSPDSTLLATCSADQTCKIWRTSNFSLMTELSIKSNNPGETSRGWMWDCAFSGDSQYIVTASSDNLARLWCVETGEIKREYSGHQKAVVCLAFNDSVLG